The Triticum aestivum cultivar Chinese Spring chromosome 7B, IWGSC CS RefSeq v2.1, whole genome shotgun sequence genome window below encodes:
- the LOC123158863 gene encoding uncharacterized protein isoform X1 translates to MSSSPSDDALLRRFRPRSRRLARGYACARLEQNAGVPRRRRRGVQHLVQHGTEARGDDLMALSDAKPRLALCHHLDALCHHPQAPAQAPPSGAALQPAFLCSDRTPRAAARVPLLRPHPTPASATPSALATPATTKNPATSSHPLAARRQERRHPPRSPVAVPLGPLLGYLASRSPVVVPLGPSLDYLASAAWTPAPSGGEWPAVESGNG, encoded by the exons ATGTCCAGCTCACCCTCCGACGACGCCTTACTGCGGCGCTTCAGGCCCAGATCTCGCCGGTTGGCGCGTGGATATGCGTGCGCTCGGCTTGAG CAGAACGCAGGCGTCCCACGACGACGGCGCAGGGGGGTGCAGCATCTGGTCCAGCATGGCACGGaagcccgcggcgacgatctcatGGCTCTTAGCGACGCCAAGCCACGCCTGGCACTCTGCCATCATCTGGACGCACTCTGCCATCATCCTCAAGCTCCAGCACAAGCCCCGCCTTCCGGCGCCGCGCTGCAGCCCGCGTTCCTCTGCTCCGACCGCACACCTCGCGCCGCAGCCCGAGTTCCTCTTCTCCGACCGCACCCGACGCCCGCGTCGGCGACCCCTTCGGCCCTCGCCACGCCGGCGACCACCAAGAACCCCGCCACCTCCTCGCATCCGCTTGCTGCTCGTCGCCAGGAGCGCCGCCACCCTCCTAGGAGCCCCGTCGCCGTTCCCCTGGGGCCCTTGCTCGGTTACTTGGCTTCGAGGAGCCCCGTCGTCGTTCCCCTAGGACCCTCGCTCGATTACTTGGCTTCTGCAGCGTGGACTCCGGCGCCAAGCGGCGGTGAGTGGCCGGCGGTGGAGTCTGGGAATGGATAA
- the LOC123158863 gene encoding uncharacterized protein isoform X2, protein MSSSPSDDALLRRFRPRSRRLARGYACARLENAGVPRRRRRGVQHLVQHGTEARGDDLMALSDAKPRLALCHHLDALCHHPQAPAQAPPSGAALQPAFLCSDRTPRAAARVPLLRPHPTPASATPSALATPATTKNPATSSHPLAARRQERRHPPRSPVAVPLGPLLGYLASRSPVVVPLGPSLDYLASAAWTPAPSGGEWPAVESGNG, encoded by the exons ATGTCCAGCTCACCCTCCGACGACGCCTTACTGCGGCGCTTCAGGCCCAGATCTCGCCGGTTGGCGCGTGGATATGCGTGCGCTCGGCTTGAG AACGCAGGCGTCCCACGACGACGGCGCAGGGGGGTGCAGCATCTGGTCCAGCATGGCACGGaagcccgcggcgacgatctcatGGCTCTTAGCGACGCCAAGCCACGCCTGGCACTCTGCCATCATCTGGACGCACTCTGCCATCATCCTCAAGCTCCAGCACAAGCCCCGCCTTCCGGCGCCGCGCTGCAGCCCGCGTTCCTCTGCTCCGACCGCACACCTCGCGCCGCAGCCCGAGTTCCTCTTCTCCGACCGCACCCGACGCCCGCGTCGGCGACCCCTTCGGCCCTCGCCACGCCGGCGACCACCAAGAACCCCGCCACCTCCTCGCATCCGCTTGCTGCTCGTCGCCAGGAGCGCCGCCACCCTCCTAGGAGCCCCGTCGCCGTTCCCCTGGGGCCCTTGCTCGGTTACTTGGCTTCGAGGAGCCCCGTCGTCGTTCCCCTAGGACCCTCGCTCGATTACTTGGCTTCTGCAGCGTGGACTCCGGCGCCAAGCGGCGGTGAGTGGCCGGCGGTGGAGTCTGGGAATGGATAA
- the LOC123161423 gene encoding cinnamoyl-CoA reductase 1-like, with the protein MDPAGAGKATAAAAVCVTGAGGFIASWLVRRLLAGGDYAVHGTVRDPSDPKNDHLRTLNGAGERLRLFKADVLDYASVASAVAGCAGVFHVASPCPAVKSTNPEVELLAPAVAGTLNVLRACRVAGVRRVVVVSSVGAIFINPNPPEGPTMDEHCWSDEEYCRATENWYCLSKTLAEREAWAYAEKAGLDVVTVCPPLVFGPLLQPTVNTSSLFLIRYLKCDGVDAMDDRVRNMVDVRDVADALVLAYESPEAAGRYICSAHARKVSEMVSVIRSLHPNLNCAKKFVQLVGDEKVFSTEKLQRLGWKFRTLEETMKDSVESYMSAGILS; encoded by the exons ATGGACCCGGCCGGCGCggggaaggcgacggcggcggcggctgtgtgcGTGACGGGCGCGGGAGGCTTCATCGCCTCGTGGCTCGTCCGGCGCCTCCTCGCCGGAGGAGACTACGCGGTGCATGGCACCGTTCGTGATCCCA GCGACCCCAAGAATGATCACCTGAGGACGCTgaacggcgccggcgagcggctgCGGCTGTTCAAGGCCGACGTGCTGGACTACGCGAGCGTGGCGTCCGCCGTGGCCGGCTGTGCCGGCGTCTTCCACGTCGCAAGCCCCTGCCCCGCCGTCAAATCCACGAACCCCGAG GTGGAGCTGCTTGCCCCGGCGGTGGCCGGCACGCTGAACGTGCTCCGGGCCTGCCGCGTGGCCGGCGTCCGCCGCGTCGTGGTGGTGTCGTCGGTCGGCGCGATCTTCATCAACCCCAACCCGCCCGAGGGCCCCACCATGGACGAACACTGCTGGTCGGATGAGGAGTACTGCAGGGCCACGGAG AACTGGTACTGCCTCTCCAAGACGCTGGCCGAGCGCGAGGCCTGGGCGTACGCAGAGAAGGCCGGGCTAGACGTGGTGACCGTGTGCCCGCCGCTGGTGTTCGGGCCTCTGCTGCAGCCCACGGTGAACACCAGCAGCTTGTTCCTCATCAGATACCTGAAAT GCGACGGCGTGGACGCCATGGACGACCGGGTGAGGAACATGGTGGACGTCAGGGACGTCGCCGACGCCCTTGTGCTGGCGTACGAGAGCCCGGAGGCGGCCGGCCGGTACATCTGCAGCGCGCACGCCAGGAAGGTGTCCGAAATGGTTTCCGTCATCAGGAGCCTGCATCCGAACCTCAACTGCGCAAAAAA GTTCGTTCAGCTGGTgggagatgagaaggtgttcagcACAGAGAAGCTGCAAAGGCTGGGGTGGAAGTTCAGGACGTTGGAGGAGACGATGAAGGACAGTGTCGAGTCCTACATGTCTGCAGGCATACTCAGCTGA
- the LOC123158863 gene encoding proline-rich protein 36 isoform X3 — MVACAVCSCPQNAGVPRRRRRGVQHLVQHGTEARGDDLMALSDAKPRLALCHHLDALCHHPQAPAQAPPSGAALQPAFLCSDRTPRAAARVPLLRPHPTPASATPSALATPATTKNPATSSHPLAARRQERRHPPRSPVAVPLGPLLGYLASRSPVVVPLGPSLDYLASAAWTPAPSGGEWPAVESGNG, encoded by the exons ATGGTGGCCTGTGCAGTGTGCAGCTGCCCT CAGAACGCAGGCGTCCCACGACGACGGCGCAGGGGGGTGCAGCATCTGGTCCAGCATGGCACGGaagcccgcggcgacgatctcatGGCTCTTAGCGACGCCAAGCCACGCCTGGCACTCTGCCATCATCTGGACGCACTCTGCCATCATCCTCAAGCTCCAGCACAAGCCCCGCCTTCCGGCGCCGCGCTGCAGCCCGCGTTCCTCTGCTCCGACCGCACACCTCGCGCCGCAGCCCGAGTTCCTCTTCTCCGACCGCACCCGACGCCCGCGTCGGCGACCCCTTCGGCCCTCGCCACGCCGGCGACCACCAAGAACCCCGCCACCTCCTCGCATCCGCTTGCTGCTCGTCGCCAGGAGCGCCGCCACCCTCCTAGGAGCCCCGTCGCCGTTCCCCTGGGGCCCTTGCTCGGTTACTTGGCTTCGAGGAGCCCCGTCGTCGTTCCCCTAGGACCCTCGCTCGATTACTTGGCTTCTGCAGCGTGGACTCCGGCGCCAAGCGGCGGTGAGTGGCCGGCGGTGGAGTCTGGGAATGGATAA
- the LOC123158863 gene encoding proline-rich protein 36 isoform X4 → MVACAVCSCPNAGVPRRRRRGVQHLVQHGTEARGDDLMALSDAKPRLALCHHLDALCHHPQAPAQAPPSGAALQPAFLCSDRTPRAAARVPLLRPHPTPASATPSALATPATTKNPATSSHPLAARRQERRHPPRSPVAVPLGPLLGYLASRSPVVVPLGPSLDYLASAAWTPAPSGGEWPAVESGNG, encoded by the exons ATGGTGGCCTGTGCAGTGTGCAGCTGCCCT AACGCAGGCGTCCCACGACGACGGCGCAGGGGGGTGCAGCATCTGGTCCAGCATGGCACGGaagcccgcggcgacgatctcatGGCTCTTAGCGACGCCAAGCCACGCCTGGCACTCTGCCATCATCTGGACGCACTCTGCCATCATCCTCAAGCTCCAGCACAAGCCCCGCCTTCCGGCGCCGCGCTGCAGCCCGCGTTCCTCTGCTCCGACCGCACACCTCGCGCCGCAGCCCGAGTTCCTCTTCTCCGACCGCACCCGACGCCCGCGTCGGCGACCCCTTCGGCCCTCGCCACGCCGGCGACCACCAAGAACCCCGCCACCTCCTCGCATCCGCTTGCTGCTCGTCGCCAGGAGCGCCGCCACCCTCCTAGGAGCCCCGTCGCCGTTCCCCTGGGGCCCTTGCTCGGTTACTTGGCTTCGAGGAGCCCCGTCGTCGTTCCCCTAGGACCCTCGCTCGATTACTTGGCTTCTGCAGCGTGGACTCCGGCGCCAAGCGGCGGTGAGTGGCCGGCGGTGGAGTCTGGGAATGGATAA